Below is a window of Mycobacterium dioxanotrophicus DNA.
GTCGTGGCTGTCGGCACCGAGCTGGCCCCCTCGGACTGGTGGTGGGGACCAATAGCGCAGCAGAGCACCGTGATTCGCATCGACATCGATCCGACGGCCGCGGCGACAAACATCTCCCCCGCCGTCGCTCTGGTCGGTGACGCCGCCGAGACCATCTCCTCGCTGCTCACGGGCCTCACCACCGCAGGGCGCACCGATGGTCGCGAATCTTCCGCGCAGTGGCGGCGATTGCTCCGGCAGGACGCTGCACAAGAAGGCAGTGCCTACCTCGAGCTGTGTGCCGCGTTGGACGCCGCACTCGACGACAGCGCCCTGATTGCCGCCGACAGCGCGATGGCCTGCTATTACGGCGCACTGTCGAACCTTCCGCTGCACCGGCCCCGGTCCTTTCTCTATCCGACCGGGGTGGGCACCCTGGGCTACGGTCTGCCGGCTGCGATCGGCGCGAAAATCGCAGCGCCACAACGCCAAGTGGTGGCGTTGCTCGGTGACGGCGGTGTCATGTTCACCATCGCCGAGCTCGCGGCTGCCGCGCAGGCCGGTTTGGCCATACCCGTCGTGATCGTCGACAACGGAGGCTACGGCGAGATCCGTAACGAGATGGCCGACCGCGGTGACACCGTGCACGCGGTTGATCTGGCCAGCCCCGACTTCGCCGCGCTGGCGCGATCCCTCGGCTGCCACGGGGTGTCCCTCGAGTCCGCCGCACTATTGGCCGATGCCGTCGGGGCCGCGCTGAACGCCGACCGACCCACGCTCATCCACCTACGCGTATCCGGTCGAGAAACTGAGTCCGCCTAACATCGGTTGGCGTGTCGAACTACTACTCCGACGACAACGAGCCGACTCAGTACGCCCAGAGTTACAGCGACTACGGCGACTACGGAACGCAACCCGAGCCACCTGCTCCTGAACCCGTCCCCTGGTACCGCAAACCGGCTGCCCTGGTCGGGCTCGGAGCACTCGGCGCCATCGTCGCGGCCCTGGTCGTCTACGCGATCGTGCAGCTGTTTTCGTCGGGCGGCGACGCGAAGCCCGCGAGCGTCACGACGACCTCCTCGACCACGTCGTCGACGACAGCGACCACCACCCCGGCACAGCAGAGCACCGCGGTAGTGCCGCCGGCCACGCAGACCGTCACCGAAACCCAGGCGCCGGACACCCCGACGACCACGGACCCGGGCACGACGACCACGACGACGGAGGCGCCGGTCACCACGACGACGACCGAACCCTCGGTGACCGTCAGCACGAGCACCACCGTCGTCACCAACACCGTGACCATTCCCGAGTTCCCCCGCAGGCACGGCAACTAGCAGCGATTACGGCGTAGGCACCGTAGACGTCGTCGGCTCCGTCGAATGCGACGGCTTCGGCGGTGCGCTCGGCGCAACCGTGGGCTCCGGCGCCTGAGTGTGCGTCGGCTCGGGCGGCGGGGGCGGCGCGGTGTGCGTGTGCGTCGGCTCGGGCGTTGGGGACTGGGTCGGTTCCGGCGCAGGCGTGTGCGTCGGCGGCGGGGGCGGCGTGAACGTCGGGATCGGCAACTGCGGCACGGGTAGCTGCGGTACCGGTAACTGCGGCAGCGGCAGCGCCGGGATGGGCAACTGCGCGATGGGCGGCAGCTCGGGGGCCGGCGGCACCGCGACCGGAGCGGGAAGGTCAGCCGGAGCCGGGTCCGCGGCCTGGGGCAAAGCCGGGGCCGGAGCGGCCTGCGGCGCCGGAGCCGACGCCACCTGCTGGCGCTGGACCGAATACGGCGCGGACGACGGCGACGCCGCGGGGCGGGAGCGGGTACCGCGGGATCCTGCACGACGACGGTGCGGGTCGGCGGTGCCGCACCGACCTGGGCCAGTGGCGCCTCCGCCGGTGCGAGTCCGGGTGCCGCCGGGCCGTTGGCAGGCGTGGCGTCCATCTTGTCGGCGTGGGCCGACAGCAGCAGGCCCGCGGTGCCGACGACCGTGAGCAGCGCCGCCGCGCACACCAGGATGCCGCGGTACCACGGGGTGCGGGCCGCCGCAGAGGGCTCGCGCGGCGCTTCGGCGAACACGAATGCGGGCCTGGCCGAATCCTCAGACACCGATTCCGGGATGTAGTCCATGACCTCGGCGGCCGGATCGCTGACCGACCAGGCCAGCGCGGCCGGTGCCAGCGACGAAGCAGCGACTGTGCCGGTCGTCGATGCGGCGACGAAGGGTGCGGCCGTCACCGCCCGGGTCGCCGCCGTCTCGGCCTCACCGCGGCGGGCCAGCAGACCGGCACCGATCGCGGTCACCACCTGAGCCTGCGCGACGGTGGTCACCGACATCCGGAAGGCTTCCGAAAGACGCTGCGTGACAAGGGGAATCCGCGCCGTTCCGCCGACGGTCACCAGCGCCGCCAGCTGTGCCGGGTGCACGCCGTTGCGCCGCAGGAGGTCGTGCAGCGCCTCGACCACCCCGCCCAGCGGCGCGTCGATGACCGCCTCGAGCTCGGCACGGGTGAGCCGCAACGTGCTCCCCGGCATCGGGCCGGGCAACCCGGTGGCGGCCTCGTAGCTCAACCGTTCCTTGGCGGCCCGCGATTCCTCACGCAGCCGGGACAGTGCGGCCACCGCCGCGGTACCCGAGGCGTCGGCGTCGAGGCTGCTCAGCACGTGGCGCAGCAGTTCCTGGTCGACGAGATCACCGGAGAAATCGTCGTACCGCACGGTCTGTCCGATCGGCGCGAAACGCGCACCGGCATCGGCGAGCGTCAGGCTGGTTCCGGTGGCCCCGAAATCGGCAAGGGCGACGATGCCGCGGGCCGG
It encodes the following:
- a CDS encoding Hsp70 family protein, with the translated sequence MRRSVLTLFRDRMPEVGVLDGDGLVISGFVERVGDPIPLLAADGSAHRGEQLLAAAVESMTRAASPAQRPERTVVAVPAYWAPAAFDAARAAMPGVRVVSDAVAALTAMQAHPGLPARGIVALADFGATGTSLTLADAGARFAPIGQTVRYDDFSGDLVDQELLRHVLSSLDADASGTAAVAALSRLREESRAAKERLSYEAATGLPGPMPGSTLRLTRAELEAVIDAPLGGVVEALHDLLRRNGVHPAQLAALVTVGGTARIPLVTQRLSEAFRMSVTTVAQAQVVTAIGAGLLARRGEAETAATRAVTAAPFVAASTTGTVAASSLAPAALAWSVSDPAAEVMDYIPESVSEDSARPAFVFAEAPREPSAAARTPWYRGILVCAAALLTVVGTAGLLLSAHADKMDATPANGPAAPGLAPAEAPLAQVGAAPPTRTVVVQDPAVPAPAPRRRRRPRRIRSSASRWRRLRRRRPLRPRLCPRPRTRLRLTFPLRSRCRRPPSCRPSRSCPSRRCRCRSYRYRSYPCRSCRSRRSRRPRRRRTRLRRNRPSPQRPSRRTRTPRRPRRPSRRTLRRRSPRLRRAHRRSRRIRRSRRRLRCLRRNRC